Proteins encoded within one genomic window of Alteribacter populi:
- the aspA gene encoding aspartate ammonia-lyase has protein sequence MTEHVRIERDLMGEKELPNSAYYGIQTVRAKENFPITGYPPHKELIRAFGFVKKAAARANNKVGVLNPRIADAIVQASEEVIEGKFNDHFIVDSIQGGAGTSFNMNANEVIANRAIEILGGKKGEYLMVSPNTHVNMAQSTNDTFPTAIHIACLHLSRGLITALNELVETMRKKEREFDDVIKMGRTHLQDAVPIRLGQEFGSYRRMLTRDLKRIQNSVDQLYEINMGATAVGSGLNAMPEYIGKVTEYLAEVTGMPFHSAEDLVDATQNTDAYTQLSGAMKILAINLSKISNDLRLMSSGPRTGLNEINLPPRQAGSSIMPGKVNPVMCEVINQISFQVIGNDHTISLASEAGQLELNVMEPVLVFNLLQSFTILQNGISVFREFAIEGITANIDRCRELVETSVGIITAINPHVGYETAARIAKEAISTGLSVREICIERGILTKEELDRILDPKEMTNPGIAASELIFGKVE, from the coding sequence ATGACAGAACATGTGCGAATTGAGCGAGATTTAATGGGAGAAAAAGAACTTCCGAATAGTGCCTATTACGGAATCCAGACGGTAAGAGCAAAAGAAAACTTTCCGATTACCGGATATCCCCCCCACAAAGAATTGATTCGTGCTTTTGGATTTGTAAAAAAAGCAGCAGCTCGTGCTAACAACAAGGTCGGGGTGTTAAATCCTCGAATTGCTGATGCGATCGTTCAAGCGTCAGAGGAAGTTATTGAAGGAAAATTCAATGATCACTTTATTGTTGACAGCATTCAAGGAGGCGCAGGAACCTCATTTAATATGAACGCAAATGAAGTTATTGCAAACCGTGCCATTGAAATTCTCGGAGGAAAAAAAGGCGAATATTTAATGGTGAGCCCGAATACACACGTGAACATGGCACAATCAACGAATGACACTTTTCCAACCGCAATACATATCGCCTGCTTACATTTATCAAGAGGTCTGATTACTGCGTTGAATGAACTCGTAGAGACGATGAGAAAGAAAGAGCGTGAATTTGATGATGTGATCAAAATGGGGCGTACTCATTTACAAGATGCGGTCCCGATTCGTCTAGGTCAGGAATTTGGCTCCTATCGCAGAATGTTGACAAGAGATCTTAAGCGGATTCAGAATTCCGTTGATCAGCTGTATGAAATTAATATGGGGGCGACAGCTGTTGGGTCCGGTTTAAACGCGATGCCGGAATATATCGGAAAAGTCACCGAATATTTGGCTGAAGTCACAGGGATGCCGTTTCACAGTGCGGAAGATTTGGTGGATGCGACTCAAAATACCGATGCGTATACACAACTTTCAGGTGCTATGAAAATTCTCGCTATCAACCTCTCGAAAATTTCGAATGATCTAAGGCTAATGAGTTCAGGTCCTCGTACAGGACTCAATGAAATTAATTTACCTCCGCGTCAAGCAGGTTCATCGATTATGCCTGGAAAAGTAAATCCAGTCATGTGTGAGGTGATCAATCAAATTTCCTTCCAAGTGATTGGAAATGATCATACAATCAGTCTCGCTTCGGAAGCAGGACAACTCGAACTAAACGTCATGGAACCCGTACTCGTATTTAATTTGTTACAGTCGTTTACGATTTTGCAAAACGGAATTTCCGTTTTCCGTGAATTTGCGATTGAAGGGATTACCGCAAACATCGATCGTTGTAGAGAACTTGTTGAGACAAGCGTCGGGATTATTACGGCGATCAATCCTCACGTCGGATATGAAACGGCTGCGCGGATCGCAAAAGAAGCGATCTCGACAGGTCTTTCTGTACGGGAGATTTGTATCGAACGAGGAATATTAACGAAAGAAGAACTGGATCGCATTCTTGACCCAAAAGAAATGACTAACCCGGGAATTGCCGCTTCAGAACTGATATTCGGAAAAGTAGAATAG
- a CDS encoding recombinase family protein → MTVGIYVRVSTIEQAKEGYSISAQRERLKAYCTVQGWDDYKFYVDEGISAKDTNRPQLQAMLKHVEEGIIDTVLVYRLDRITRSVVDLHTLLQMFEKHNCNFKSATEIYDTTTAMGRLLITIVGSFAQFERENTGERVRMGQIEKARQGQFSAPAPFGFRKKDYTLVVHEEEKEVILDIVNRVNKGTSIRQIANYLNGKGLQPIRGYQWHIGTILSLLKNPALYGALRWLDEVVEGTHEPIISKEEFEHIGKILHSRQNFKKRETENIFIYQMKITCPQCGNRLSCQRQYYYRKSEDRKVINNSYRCQACALNNKTGLTVSEIKIDKAFTDYMKDHTLDAAPSPEQKKEEDEKERILTSIAKIEKQREKYQRGWSNELITDEEFSERMQETKVMIDELENELEKIEPVKEVLDTEKVKVIVKNFKINWFKLSSVEKREFMSQFIEDIEFERVGSTVRVLDVHFI, encoded by the coding sequence ATGACTGTAGGTATTTATGTAAGGGTATCAACAATCGAGCAGGCGAAAGAGGGGTATTCGATCTCCGCACAGCGCGAGCGGTTAAAGGCTTACTGTACCGTGCAGGGTTGGGACGACTATAAATTTTACGTAGATGAGGGCATATCGGCAAAAGACACCAACCGCCCGCAACTACAAGCGATGTTGAAGCACGTCGAGGAAGGAATCATTGACACGGTACTAGTCTACAGGCTTGATAGGATCACGCGTTCGGTCGTTGACCTGCATACACTCTTACAAATGTTTGAAAAACATAACTGTAATTTTAAAAGCGCTACTGAAATTTACGATACCACAACTGCAATGGGCAGACTATTGATCACAATTGTAGGTTCCTTCGCGCAGTTTGAGCGAGAGAACACCGGCGAAAGGGTGCGCATGGGGCAGATCGAAAAAGCCCGGCAAGGTCAATTCAGCGCCCCTGCCCCTTTTGGATTTAGGAAAAAAGATTATACACTTGTCGTGCATGAGGAAGAAAAAGAAGTCATTCTAGACATTGTTAACAGAGTCAATAAAGGAACATCGATCCGCCAGATTGCTAATTATCTAAACGGAAAGGGCTTGCAACCGATACGCGGCTATCAGTGGCACATCGGGACTATACTCTCATTACTTAAAAATCCGGCTCTATACGGCGCGCTGAGGTGGCTTGATGAAGTAGTTGAAGGTACACACGAACCAATCATATCGAAAGAAGAGTTTGAGCATATCGGAAAAATTCTACACAGTCGTCAGAACTTCAAAAAGCGCGAAACAGAAAATATCTTTATTTATCAGATGAAAATTACCTGCCCACAATGCGGTAATCGCCTTTCCTGTCAACGACAATACTATTATAGAAAATCAGAGGACCGTAAAGTGATTAACAATAGTTACCGATGCCAAGCATGTGCATTAAACAATAAAACAGGTTTAACGGTGAGTGAAATTAAAATCGATAAAGCTTTTACTGATTACATGAAGGACCATACGCTAGATGCTGCTCCTTCTCCCGAACAAAAGAAAGAAGAAGATGAAAAAGAGCGAATCCTCACCTCAATTGCAAAAATTGAAAAACAACGAGAAAAATATCAGCGCGGCTGGTCAAATGAACTTATAACAGACGAAGAATTTTCCGAGCGCATGCAAGAGACGAAAGTGATGATTGATGAATTAGAAAACGAGCTCGAAAAGATCGAGCCCGTCAAGGAGGTTTTGGACACGGAAAAAGTGAAAGTGATCGTCAAGAACTTCAAAATTAACTGGTTTAAGTTATCGTCTGTAGAAAAGCGGGAATTTATGAGTCAATTTATAGAAGATATTGAGTTCGAGAGAGTTGGATCGACTGTTCGGGTTCTTGACGTTCACTTCATTTAG
- a CDS encoding PilN domain-containing protein encodes MPVEINLMPKQEKKDRTILYFLGGFLILSLLAVVSVGFYGSHIEEQSAAVEEELIEKRLESAELQNEIDSLSDADKVKLNLMIEELDSKVIPGSAVLQEMVSLMPPEGYFLEYEYSFPFEIYLEAGFYEIRDIAYYLRAIEDSDIVASVTLLQIEGEDMTENEEEEEQSNESFASEQNQEQYLPHYVAALSVTLNPEAVKTHGEEEDTGETVDTEEAPPANEEDTEDDLNTDFDLDLDIDADVEIDDEVDINFELDNETDENGGDL; translated from the coding sequence ATGCCTGTAGAAATTAACTTAATGCCAAAACAAGAAAAAAAAGATCGCACGATTCTCTACTTTCTAGGCGGATTTTTAATTTTAAGTTTGCTTGCGGTAGTTTCTGTTGGTTTTTACGGAAGTCATATCGAAGAGCAGTCCGCTGCCGTAGAAGAGGAATTAATAGAGAAACGGCTTGAATCAGCTGAACTGCAAAATGAGATTGATAGCCTCTCTGATGCGGATAAAGTGAAGCTTAATTTAATGATTGAAGAGCTTGATTCGAAAGTTATTCCTGGTTCCGCAGTGCTTCAAGAAATGGTCTCTCTTATGCCTCCTGAAGGGTACTTTTTGGAGTATGAGTACTCTTTTCCATTTGAAATTTATTTGGAGGCTGGCTTTTACGAAATAAGAGATATCGCTTACTATTTGCGAGCTATAGAAGATTCCGACATAGTTGCTTCGGTTACACTTTTACAAATTGAAGGCGAAGATATGACCGAAAATGAGGAAGAAGAGGAACAAAGCAATGAATCCTTTGCTTCAGAACAAAACCAAGAGCAATACCTTCCTCATTATGTCGCAGCATTGTCGGTTACGTTAAATCCTGAAGCGGTAAAGACTCATGGTGAAGAGGAAGACACGGGTGAGACTGTTGACACAGAAGAGGCACCACCGGCAAATGAAGAAGATACTGAAGATGATTTAAATACAGATTTTGATCTAGACCTTGATATCGACGCGGATGTAGAGATTGATGATGAAGTGGACATAAATTTTGAATTGGATAATGAAACCGACGAGAACGGAGGCGATCTATAA
- the pilM gene encoding type IV pilus biogenesis protein PilM, with the protein MLKTKKQSLTAISIKDHVIRYVRGKNSSLNDIADFGERHLPKGVIKDGRIQEWDTLVTILEECVEEWKLKKQKILFNVPDGQLVLKEHIISSDVKDEETTGHLYLELGDKLQLPFEEPAFDWQEVKSEGNQRRLLLVAAPEEIVTEYTTLFETCKLKPVAADISPLAYYRFYHEARYPEANEHLLAVQCYPSHVLLTVFNGDYPVVTRNIKWETDEQLWQLETNERELTYTWFGSEEDMLQAWQVVYSDVRKLRNYYESSYHKGEIDITKVCIDGDHPFLAHFEEDCRRQFDIPVKRYDRTNLRISNSDINIPERFHETVGLLLKKEV; encoded by the coding sequence ATGCTAAAAACAAAAAAACAATCGTTAACCGCTATTTCAATAAAAGACCATGTAATTCGGTATGTACGAGGAAAAAATAGCTCTTTAAATGATATCGCTGATTTTGGAGAACGACATTTACCAAAAGGGGTCATTAAAGACGGGCGCATCCAAGAATGGGATACCCTCGTTACGATTTTGGAGGAATGCGTCGAAGAGTGGAAGCTAAAAAAACAAAAAATTTTGTTTAACGTACCGGATGGGCAACTTGTACTAAAAGAGCACATAATTTCATCGGATGTGAAAGACGAAGAAACGACCGGACATCTCTACTTAGAACTAGGCGATAAGCTCCAACTTCCGTTTGAAGAACCAGCCTTTGATTGGCAGGAAGTGAAGAGTGAAGGAAACCAGCGTCGCCTATTGTTAGTCGCAGCACCAGAAGAAATTGTTACAGAGTATACAACGTTATTTGAGACTTGTAAATTGAAGCCTGTGGCTGCTGATATCTCACCGTTAGCCTATTATCGTTTTTACCATGAAGCTCGTTATCCAGAAGCCAATGAACACCTGCTCGCTGTGCAATGCTATCCTAGTCATGTTTTATTAACCGTTTTTAACGGTGACTACCCTGTCGTTACTAGAAATATTAAATGGGAAACGGATGAGCAGCTTTGGCAGCTAGAGACGAATGAGAGAGAGCTCACATATACTTGGTTCGGTAGTGAAGAAGACATGCTTCAGGCGTGGCAAGTTGTATATTCTGATGTTAGAAAACTCCGAAATTATTATGAGTCATCCTACCATAAAGGTGAAATAGATATAACGAAAGTCTGCATTGATGGCGACCACCCGTTTCTTGCCCACTTTGAAGAAGATTGCAGGCGGCAATTTGATATACCCGTAAAACGATACGATCGCACCAACTTACGAATTTCAAACTCAGACATAAACATACCTGAACGTTTTCACGAAACGGTAGGGCTTTTGTTGAAAAAAGAGGTGTAG
- a CDS encoding VanW family protein → MRFHEWFAATLLVLVGSVAFLSLFSYTGTLMYDMWWKEERLERETQIASVDVSEMSEEEAKSALQAEINQWKSEASVHLKWYDETVTIPNEAFSFEVEQSIEHMFSGESREEAIKVTVNREEIVRLLNLFVFEEQVESQTNMDELVADLEVSVSELPAEDVDKNIHDYLYEERKPSSLMLESAQRNIPQAEDSIQLLQTLSTVIIPAGGSFSLLQTLDEHQIQPVEGESLTVLASAIYEVLLSTNFEVIERSQRHQLYDGVPLGYDAHVIPDEQDLVFFNPNAHDYELQLHFDNNELRAELHGLPFPYSIRVDVEQVSQIEPKTRVRYTKERSEGEREVIENGSQGYQVKTVRAIDSIEGEEGIEETVSEDYYPPVHRLEEWSIEERFAKEEEEDTTPDPWDPDEGDDSWEDEENENPWDNEESENDDGNPWTGGENNGNNSGSTGSDSIDEKDEEGSGAGDSENEKESNESGETDADADPWESGLDENGDPIKGY, encoded by the coding sequence ATGAGGTTTCATGAATGGTTTGCAGCAACACTACTTGTACTCGTAGGAAGTGTAGCTTTTCTTTCTCTTTTTTCCTATACAGGAACGCTCATGTATGACATGTGGTGGAAAGAAGAAAGGTTAGAGCGTGAGACACAAATAGCGTCCGTTGATGTAAGTGAAATGAGCGAAGAAGAAGCAAAATCTGCCTTACAAGCTGAAATTAATCAATGGAAATCAGAAGCCTCGGTTCACCTGAAGTGGTATGACGAGACTGTGACGATTCCGAATGAAGCCTTTTCGTTTGAAGTTGAACAATCTATAGAGCATATGTTTTCAGGAGAAAGTCGGGAAGAAGCAATTAAAGTCACTGTCAATCGAGAAGAAATCGTCCGTCTACTCAACTTGTTTGTTTTTGAAGAGCAAGTAGAATCGCAAACGAACATGGATGAACTCGTCGCAGATCTTGAAGTGAGTGTATCGGAACTTCCTGCTGAAGATGTTGATAAAAACATTCACGATTACTTGTATGAAGAAAGAAAGCCTTCGAGTTTGATGTTGGAATCAGCGCAACGAAACATTCCGCAAGCCGAAGATTCTATCCAATTATTGCAAACCTTATCTACGGTGATAATTCCTGCTGGAGGTTCTTTTTCGCTTCTTCAAACGCTGGATGAACACCAGATTCAACCAGTAGAAGGAGAATCTTTGACAGTTTTGGCTTCAGCTATTTATGAAGTTTTATTATCAACTAACTTTGAAGTGATTGAACGGTCTCAGCGTCACCAGCTTTATGATGGAGTACCTCTTGGTTATGATGCTCATGTGATCCCAGATGAGCAAGACTTGGTATTTTTTAACCCGAATGCTCATGACTACGAACTTCAATTACACTTTGATAATAATGAGTTACGTGCTGAGCTTCATGGACTCCCGTTCCCTTATTCGATTCGAGTTGATGTGGAGCAGGTTTCACAAATCGAACCGAAAACGAGAGTTCGTTATACAAAAGAACGAAGTGAAGGTGAGCGGGAGGTGATTGAAAACGGCTCTCAAGGCTATCAAGTAAAAACTGTTCGTGCCATTGACTCTATTGAAGGTGAGGAAGGAATTGAAGAAACTGTTTCGGAAGATTACTATCCACCGGTTCATCGTCTGGAAGAATGGAGTATCGAGGAACGGTTTGCTAAGGAAGAGGAAGAAGACACTACTCCAGACCCGTGGGATCCTGATGAAGGTGATGACTCATGGGAAGATGAGGAAAACGAAAACCCTTGGGATAACGAAGAAAGTGAAAATGATGATGGAAATCCTTGGACCGGGGGAGAAAATAACGGTAATAATTCTGGATCGACCGGCTCCGATAGTATTGATGAAAAAGATGAAGAGGGCTCGGGAGCCGGGGACTCGGAAAATGAAAAAGAGTCGAACGAATCCGGTGAAACTGATGCGGATGCAGATCCATGGGAAAGTGGTCTTGATGAAAACGGAGACCCGATAAAAGGGTACTAG
- a CDS encoding ImmA/IrrE family metallo-endopeptidase, whose protein sequence is MNYVHSHREEWVLRFYERMNIFFPSDIDIHSIAYHHRIYIKFWDKPSNYKRLGRFQAIYLQYGLSPEEERIQFFHELGHLLRHSGSQFFMTSSFAELQEWDANLFAFYAALPWHMLKQYDLNNCNTITQVSQEFCVPIEFVDKRMLFIKQKIKDYEVVT, encoded by the coding sequence ATGAATTATGTACATTCACACCGTGAAGAGTGGGTTCTCCGATTCTATGAAAGAATGAATATTTTCTTTCCTTCAGATATTGATATCCATTCTATAGCATATCATCATCGGATTTATATAAAATTTTGGGATAAACCTTCTAATTACAAACGTCTCGGGAGATTTCAAGCAATCTACCTGCAGTACGGTCTATCACCAGAAGAAGAAAGAATACAGTTTTTCCATGAACTCGGTCATCTGTTGAGACACTCCGGCAGTCAATTTTTTATGACTAGTAGCTTTGCTGAATTGCAGGAATGGGATGCTAATTTGTTTGCTTTTTATGCTGCGCTACCTTGGCATATGCTAAAACAGTATGACTTAAACAATTGTAATACAATCACACAGGTCAGCCAGGAATTTTGCGTGCCTATTGAATTCGTGGATAAGCGCATGCTATTTATAAAACAGAAAATAAAAGATTATGAGGTGGTTACATGA
- a CDS encoding prepilin peptidase, translating to MELLIGIYIAVLGLMLGSFYNVVGLRLPQKASIIRPRSHCPKCQRTLSALELIPVFSYLFLKGKCKGCSAKVSILYPIIESITAGLFLLSYFHWGLSSELIVSLLFVSMLVIITVSDLSSFLILNKVLLFFFVPLLFFRITFAQFDPWWLTIAGMLTGFGLLFLIAVISRGGMGGGDVKLYAVIGIVLGFKGVFMSLFLASMIGAIAGGVGLLTKRLNRKSALPFGPSIAAASIIVYFYGDRIWQWYLYLF from the coding sequence TTGGAGCTACTTATAGGGATATACATTGCTGTTTTAGGATTAATGCTAGGTTCGTTTTATAATGTGGTCGGTTTACGGCTGCCGCAAAAAGCGTCGATTATCCGACCGAGATCCCATTGTCCGAAGTGTCAGCGTACATTGTCTGCTCTCGAACTCATCCCGGTATTTTCATATTTATTTTTAAAAGGAAAATGTAAAGGATGCTCGGCGAAAGTTTCTATACTTTACCCAATTATCGAGTCGATTACAGCGGGTTTGTTCCTGCTAAGCTATTTCCATTGGGGGCTGAGCTCTGAGTTGATCGTCAGTCTGCTCTTTGTTTCCATGCTCGTGATCATCACGGTAAGCGACTTATCATCATTTCTTATTTTAAACAAGGTACTCTTGTTTTTCTTTGTGCCTCTTCTCTTTTTTCGGATAACCTTTGCTCAGTTCGATCCCTGGTGGCTGACAATTGCCGGAATGCTTACGGGCTTTGGTTTGTTATTTCTCATTGCGGTCATTTCCCGTGGCGGTATGGGAGGCGGAGATGTAAAATTGTACGCTGTCATTGGCATTGTATTAGGGTTTAAAGGAGTATTTATGAGTCTTTTTCTCGCTTCGATGATTGGTGCGATTGCTGGAGGAGTAGGGTTGTTAACGAAGCGTCTAAATCGAAAATCTGCTCTCCCATTTGGTCCTTCGATTGCCGCTGCTTCCATTATTGTTTATTTTTATGGAGATCGTATATGGCAATGGTATTTGTACCTTTTTTAA
- a CDS encoding sensor domain-containing diguanylate cyclase, which produces MGGLVVAEENKQSFWVLWFLVFPIFIYLFYEHIVAFSTENVFAVIAFSVLILLVSLFPIRIKSTSLIPLHGISLAVFLQFGIIVEMAVTQLALFTALSRIKLSKKELFRIPLNSLIFLSTSALAAGAFYLLGGSTGNVDRMTFFNDGIPIIGYAVTYFFSNHILIYFAIKYMTKKEHNFWDEDLRWEAISAVMIVPVGLILTMMYNQIGFIAILLMSVPFICVSLILKQFHNTKQTNKLLTEVSAYGYRINENLPVRGIIELFFEHVKAIFPVDRIYLYERNDNQLKLKDSFHPDSYSEMTLLYGDAVSKKVVHEGRSVHYDARRQWETQGQYDNYPNTHSIISVPVMRNHEAVGVITLTSERKRAFEKRHVMILEFMANYLGVAIQNARNYAQKKQESERCALTNLYNFRYFENLLLEKFDESKSELNERQLAIILIDLDHFKRVNDTYGHHSGNEVLCQVADLLEETVGHCGTVARYGGEEFVVLIEGTNLTVVESMAESLRLAIENHIFIVEDDLKERKQTSIQVTASIGVAGKTEPGESAMAVLRNADRAMYTGAKQQGRNRVAQFS; this is translated from the coding sequence GTGGGGGGATTAGTTGTGGCAGAGGAAAATAAGCAAAGCTTTTGGGTACTTTGGTTTCTTGTATTTCCAATCTTTATCTATTTGTTTTATGAACATATCGTCGCGTTCTCTACAGAGAATGTTTTTGCTGTTATTGCATTTTCGGTACTCATTCTCCTCGTTTCACTCTTTCCGATTCGTATTAAAAGTACGTCACTGATTCCACTTCACGGTATTTCGTTAGCCGTGTTTTTACAATTTGGAATCATAGTAGAAATGGCAGTGACTCAACTAGCTTTATTCACAGCACTTAGTAGAATAAAACTTTCAAAAAAAGAACTGTTTCGTATTCCTTTAAACTCTCTTATCTTTTTAAGTACATCTGCTCTAGCAGCCGGTGCTTTTTACCTTTTAGGCGGTAGTACTGGAAATGTAGATAGAATGACATTTTTTAATGATGGAATTCCGATCATTGGTTATGCCGTTACATACTTTTTTTCCAACCATATCCTTATATATTTTGCGATAAAATACATGACAAAGAAAGAACACAATTTCTGGGATGAAGACTTGCGGTGGGAAGCAATTTCCGCTGTGATGATTGTCCCAGTCGGTCTTATCCTGACGATGATGTACAACCAGATCGGCTTTATTGCTATTTTGTTAATGAGTGTCCCCTTTATTTGTGTTTCACTCATATTAAAGCAATTTCATAATACTAAACAAACGAACAAGCTGTTAACGGAAGTCAGTGCCTACGGATATCGTATAAACGAAAATTTACCAGTAAGAGGAATTATCGAATTATTTTTCGAGCATGTGAAAGCGATTTTTCCAGTAGACCGTATCTATTTATATGAGCGAAATGATAATCAACTAAAATTGAAAGATTCTTTCCATCCAGATTCTTATAGTGAAATGACACTCTTATATGGCGATGCTGTAAGTAAAAAGGTCGTTCATGAAGGCCGCTCAGTTCATTATGATGCTCGTAGGCAATGGGAGACTCAGGGTCAGTATGATAATTATCCAAACACCCATTCGATTATTAGTGTACCGGTCATGCGAAACCATGAGGCGGTTGGAGTTATCACTTTGACTTCCGAGAGAAAGCGAGCATTTGAGAAACGGCATGTGATGATCCTTGAGTTTATGGCAAATTATCTGGGTGTTGCTATTCAGAATGCACGAAACTATGCTCAAAAGAAACAGGAAAGTGAACGGTGTGCCCTTACAAACTTGTATAATTTTCGTTACTTTGAAAATTTACTGTTAGAAAAATTTGACGAAAGCAAAAGTGAATTAAATGAACGACAATTGGCGATTATTCTCATCGACCTTGATCATTTTAAACGAGTCAATGATACATACGGGCACCATAGTGGAAATGAAGTTCTTTGCCAGGTAGCTGATTTGTTAGAGGAGACGGTTGGACATTGCGGAACGGTGGCACGTTATGGAGGAGAAGAGTTTGTTGTCTTAATAGAAGGTACAAATCTAACCGTTGTAGAAAGTATGGCGGAATCATTACGACTAGCTATAGAAAACCACATCTTTATTGTTGAAGATGATTTAAAGGAACGGAAACAAACAAGTATACAAGTTACAGCAAGCATTGGAGTTGCCGGCAAAACCGAGCCCGGTGAAAGTGCGATGGCTGTGTTACGAAATGCTGATCGCGCCATGTATACTGGGGCAAAGCAACAGGGAAGAAACCGCGTAGCCCAGTTTTCTTAG
- a CDS encoding Maf family protein: MKQFILASQSPRRKELLEQAQVPFQTISSRVEEKVDPSLSPEELVVSLAQQKAYDVYKDHPDHVVLGSDTVVSIDGLVLGKPKNHDEAKNMLQLLSGRTHEVFTGVFIYSDEKTIGFSEKAEVQFFNLSAEEIDAYIASGEPFDKAGSYGIQGLGAVLVERISGDYFAIVGLPLAKTVRALKGFGIEGDWQTKA; the protein is encoded by the coding sequence GTGAAACAATTTATACTCGCCTCACAATCACCTCGCCGGAAGGAACTGCTTGAACAAGCACAGGTTCCCTTCCAAACTATTTCCAGTCGTGTAGAAGAAAAAGTAGATCCATCACTAAGCCCTGAAGAGCTTGTTGTTTCTTTAGCTCAACAAAAAGCATATGACGTGTACAAAGATCATCCAGATCACGTGGTTCTTGGATCGGATACGGTTGTGTCGATTGACGGTCTCGTGTTAGGTAAACCAAAGAATCATGACGAAGCCAAAAATATGCTCCAGCTCTTATCAGGACGAACACACGAAGTTTTCACCGGTGTGTTTATTTATTCAGACGAAAAAACAATAGGCTTTTCTGAAAAAGCAGAAGTCCAGTTTTTTAACCTTTCAGCTGAAGAGATCGATGCGTATATTGCAAGTGGAGAACCGTTTGATAAAGCAGGCAGCTATGGTATACAAGGCCTGGGCGCTGTATTAGTCGAACGTATATCAGGTGATTACTTTGCGATCGTCGGATTGCCTCTGGCAAAAACCGTTCGTGCATTAAAGGGGTTCGGAATTGAAGGTGATTGGCAAACAAAAGCATAA